A genomic segment from Kyrpidia tusciae DSM 2912 encodes:
- a CDS encoding response regulator: MPVSVLLVDDHALFRRGVRTILETAEDLLVVGEASNGKQAVELYAELRPDLVLMDIRMPVMGGLEAVRKLRAMDPQVRILILTVSEEDDDLFEAIRAGANGYLLKNVDPDELISSIQKVAAGEAVIPGLLAARIVAELHKEATPEDVLEPLTSRELEVLGYLSTGASNREIAKQLFISEHTVRNHIQNILGKLHLTNRVQAAAYAIRQGIRPPDTPPSDE; the protein is encoded by the coding sequence ATGCCGGTGAGTGTGCTCCTTGTGGACGATCACGCGCTGTTTCGCCGGGGGGTGAGAACAATCCTCGAAACTGCTGAAGATCTTTTGGTGGTCGGAGAAGCTTCAAACGGAAAACAAGCGGTGGAACTCTATGCCGAACTGCGTCCCGACCTTGTCCTGATGGACATTCGTATGCCGGTGATGGGCGGGCTGGAGGCCGTGCGCAAGCTGCGAGCCATGGACCCCCAGGTGCGCATCCTGATCCTCACCGTTTCCGAGGAGGACGACGATCTTTTTGAAGCCATCCGAGCGGGAGCCAACGGATACCTGTTGAAAAACGTCGATCCCGACGAATTGATCTCCAGCATCCAGAAAGTCGCAGCGGGGGAAGCGGTGATCCCGGGGCTGCTCGCCGCCCGGATCGTGGCAGAACTCCACAAAGAGGCTACCCCCGAGGACGTCCTTGAACCCTTGACCAGCCGGGAACTGGAAGTCCTGGGATATTTGAGCACCGGGGCCTCCAACCGGGAGATTGCTAAACAGTTGTTCATCAGTGAACACACCGTGCGCAATCATATCCAGAACATCCTCGGCAAACTCCATCTGACGAATCGAGTCCAGGCCGCCGCTTACGCCATTCGCCAAGGCATCCGCCCACCGGACACTCCCCCCTCAGACGAGTAG
- a CDS encoding universal stress protein, whose amino-acid sequence MKWFDALNPLSSIFDMMSGARVGRSRRVAYLAAKIGLGVGLGLREARTLYFAGLLHDVGALVGPSVDSKWRDPSLVPVASAQWVRSLDLDPWTEVFVGQSWENWDGSGVPFGLRGREISLGARIVRVAREAAQEMDQAPMDAPLAERLARVREIGQRAGEVLDPDVVRVFEELLGHPEVVLDAFGPYSPFVLLSKRPVGDALMSSEDAVKLARMFGRLAGVLRGTPNHAERVAAWARRLGEEMGLSERDLHSLNIAAYYHDVGWLVGNPGGTFGGDVQEERERLHSYYTQAFLQQIPGLEGPAIWTGQHHERIDGTGYPGGLSGEMLSLPSRILQVAEFLVDQEMDVRGKEGDGVKKRLARLLHAEELAGRLDGPVCRAAMKRVSHDPGPASRDQEHFYHLLSEVSEMKKVLFATDGSEASKKAEQMVADILSKWTEAEVTVLYVSQTVPYYYEATPDLLANLSQYEESWAKQIEETVMNTFKDYKDRVRFKHLVGHPATAICDVADEENVDLIVVGTHGRGAIDRVLLGSVSHGVLNRAKHSVLVVR is encoded by the coding sequence ATGAAATGGTTCGACGCGTTGAACCCGCTGTCCTCGATTTTTGACATGATGTCCGGTGCAAGGGTCGGAAGGTCCCGGCGGGTGGCGTATCTCGCGGCGAAGATCGGGCTCGGGGTAGGCTTGGGCCTCCGGGAGGCACGAACGTTATATTTTGCCGGATTGTTGCATGACGTCGGTGCTCTCGTCGGTCCGTCCGTGGATTCCAAGTGGCGGGATCCAAGCCTCGTACCGGTGGCCTCCGCCCAGTGGGTTCGGTCTCTGGACCTGGATCCGTGGACAGAAGTGTTTGTTGGACAAAGCTGGGAAAACTGGGACGGGTCAGGTGTACCCTTTGGACTCCGCGGTCGTGAGATTTCATTGGGAGCGAGGATTGTGCGGGTGGCGCGGGAGGCGGCCCAGGAAATGGATCAGGCGCCGATGGATGCCCCGTTGGCCGAGCGACTGGCCCGGGTTCGCGAAATCGGGCAGCGGGCTGGTGAGGTGCTCGATCCGGATGTGGTCCGAGTTTTTGAAGAACTGCTTGGGCACCCAGAAGTTGTCCTCGATGCGTTTGGTCCGTACTCCCCTTTTGTGTTGTTGTCAAAGCGGCCTGTCGGGGACGCTTTGATGTCGTCAGAAGATGCGGTCAAGCTGGCGAGAATGTTTGGACGTTTGGCCGGCGTTTTGCGGGGGACTCCGAATCATGCGGAGCGGGTGGCAGCTTGGGCGAGGAGATTGGGGGAAGAGATGGGACTGTCAGAACGGGATCTCCACTCCCTTAATATTGCGGCTTATTACCACGATGTGGGATGGCTGGTGGGGAACCCAGGAGGGACGTTTGGCGGCGATGTGCAGGAGGAGCGCGAGCGGCTTCACTCCTATTACACCCAGGCTTTTTTGCAGCAAATCCCCGGCCTGGAGGGTCCGGCAATCTGGACCGGGCAGCATCATGAGCGGATCGATGGCACCGGGTACCCCGGAGGCCTTTCCGGCGAGATGCTGAGTCTGCCTTCCCGAATCCTTCAGGTGGCCGAATTTCTCGTTGACCAGGAAATGGATGTTCGGGGGAAAGAAGGAGATGGGGTCAAGAAGCGGTTGGCGCGCCTCCTGCACGCAGAAGAGCTAGCCGGCCGTTTGGACGGGCCGGTGTGTCGGGCGGCTATGAAAAGGGTGTCTCACGATCCTGGGCCAGCCAGTCGGGATCAGGAACACTTCTATCATCTGTTGAGCGAGGTGTCAGAGATGAAAAAGGTTTTGTTTGCCACGGACGGTTCTGAGGCGTCCAAGAAAGCGGAACAGATGGTGGCGGATATCTTGTCGAAGTGGACGGAGGCAGAGGTGACAGTCCTTTATGTGTCCCAGACAGTGCCCTACTACTATGAAGCCACTCCGGACCTGTTGGCCAATTTGTCCCAGTACGAAGAGTCCTGGGCGAAACAGATTGAAGAGACCGTGATGAATACTTTTAAAGACTATAAGGATCGGGTGCGCTTCAAGCATCTGGTCGGACATCCGGCAACGGCGATTTGTGATGTTGCGGACGAGGAGAACGTCGATCTTATTGTGGTGGGGACCCACGGCCGGGGCGCCATTGACCGGGTTCTTCTTGGCAGTGTGAGCCACGGTGTGTTAAATCGGGCCAAACATTCGGTGTTGGTGGTTCGCTGA
- a CDS encoding methionine ABC transporter ATP-binding protein: MIELDGVSKDFTIGGRAVRVLDGIDLNIPKGAIYGIIGHSGAGKSTLVRCINLLERPTSGRVTVNGKELTNLDPRKLQIERQRIGMVFQHFNLLSSRTAAENIEFPLELAGWPKRRRRRRVEELLRLVGLWELRDQYPSKLSGGQKQRVGIARALAPEPEVLLCDEATSALDPQTTDSILELLASINQSLGLTIVVITHEMHVVTAICDRVAVLHQGRIVEEGPVVDVFLRPRHPVSTEFVRQMGGADTDGLPGVSPDEQLLRCLFVGDSALRPVFSEVTEETGVHVRILQGSVDRMKTIPYGRFIVALVGPEEAKQRAIRILRDRGAWVKEVNSGGSGAMG, from the coding sequence ATGATTGAACTTGACGGAGTATCCAAAGATTTTACGATCGGCGGCCGTGCCGTGCGCGTCCTGGACGGCATCGACTTAAACATTCCAAAGGGCGCGATCTACGGGATCATCGGTCACAGCGGGGCGGGGAAAAGCACGCTGGTCAGATGCATCAACCTCTTGGAACGCCCTACTTCCGGCCGGGTCACCGTAAACGGCAAGGAATTAACAAATCTGGATCCCCGGAAGTTACAAATCGAGAGACAAAGGATCGGCATGGTGTTCCAACATTTTAATTTGCTGTCTTCTCGCACCGCAGCGGAAAACATCGAGTTCCCGCTAGAGCTGGCGGGCTGGCCGAAAAGGCGTCGCCGCCGCCGGGTAGAAGAGCTCCTTCGGCTGGTGGGGTTGTGGGAGCTCCGGGATCAGTACCCATCCAAACTGAGCGGCGGCCAGAAACAACGAGTGGGGATCGCCCGGGCCCTTGCCCCTGAGCCCGAAGTGCTCCTGTGCGATGAGGCCACTTCTGCCCTTGATCCCCAGACCACCGATTCGATCCTAGAACTGTTGGCCAGTATCAACCAGTCCCTAGGCCTCACAATAGTGGTCATCACCCACGAGATGCACGTCGTAACCGCGATTTGCGACCGCGTGGCCGTACTGCACCAAGGCCGCATTGTGGAGGAAGGACCTGTGGTGGATGTGTTTCTCCGGCCGAGACATCCGGTCTCCACCGAATTCGTCCGGCAAATGGGCGGTGCCGATACCGATGGCCTCCCCGGGGTGTCCCCAGACGAGCAGTTGTTGCGGTGCCTGTTTGTGGGAGATTCTGCTTTGCGCCCCGTTTTTTCTGAGGTGACGGAAGAAACCGGGGTACACGTGCGGATTCTTCAGGGATCTGTGGACCGGATGAAAACCATTCCCTACGGCCGGTTCATCGTGGCCCTTGTGGGGCCCGAGGAGGCGAAGCAGAGAGCCATACGAATCCTTCGGGATCGGGGGGCGTGGGTGAAGGAGGTGAATTCAGGTGGATCCGGGGCTATGGGGTGA
- a CDS encoding methionine ABC transporter permease translates to MDPGLWGEIGQASLDTVYMIGLSVLFSVLLGGPVGIFLVVAGPGHLKPMPGLYRIVGAVVNILRSIPFIILLILMIPFTRLLVGTSIGVTAAIPPLVASAAPFFARLVETSLREVDRGIIEAAQAMGARTGQIIWKVLLPEARPGLLAGITITAVNLIGYSAMAGAIGGGGLGDLAVRYGYQRFDTGVMLLTTALLVVFVQLLQWGGDRLVLRFTRR, encoded by the coding sequence GTGGATCCGGGGCTATGGGGTGAAATCGGACAAGCATCCCTCGATACGGTCTACATGATTGGACTGTCGGTACTGTTCTCGGTTCTGCTGGGTGGGCCGGTGGGGATTTTTCTCGTCGTCGCGGGTCCTGGCCACCTCAAACCGATGCCCGGTTTGTACCGGATCGTAGGGGCGGTGGTGAATATCCTTCGTTCGATACCATTCATCATCCTGCTCATCCTTATGATCCCGTTCACCCGGCTGCTGGTGGGCACATCCATCGGCGTCACCGCCGCCATCCCACCCCTGGTGGCCTCGGCGGCCCCATTTTTCGCCAGACTCGTGGAGACTTCTCTGCGGGAAGTCGACCGGGGGATCATCGAGGCGGCCCAGGCTATGGGAGCCCGTACCGGCCAGATCATCTGGAAGGTCCTTCTTCCCGAAGCCCGGCCAGGGCTCTTGGCGGGCATCACCATTACCGCCGTGAACCTCATCGGCTACTCGGCTATGGCCGGTGCCATTGGCGGCGGAGGGCTCGGGGACCTGGCGGTCCGATACGGATATCAGCGGTTCGATACCGGCGTCATGCTGCTGACCACCGCCCTCCTCGTCGTTTTTGTCCAGTTGCTGCAATGGGGCGGAGATCGCCTGGTCCTTCGTTTCACCCGCCGTTAG
- a CDS encoding MetQ/NlpA family ABC transporter substrate-binding protein, with product MKKLRRAFPFLTVALALALTACGSSGTSGSPSDTGQQGGGEKLIKVGATAVPHAEILEHVKPTLAKEGIKLEVVTFSDYAQLNPQLVDKQLDANYFQHIPYLDNFNQQKGTDLQWIAKVHIEPMGVYSKKIKSVDDLKSQGGTVAIPNDATNGGRALALLAKAGVIQLKPGAGVTATVRDIVQKPGNLTIRELDAAMLPRALDDVTAAVINTNYALQANLNPTKDAIFLESADSPYANVLVVRKEDEKRPELVKLAQALTSDDVKQFIEQKYHGAVVPAPALAPALQ from the coding sequence GTGAAAAAGTTAAGAAGAGCTTTCCCGTTTCTGACCGTCGCCTTGGCCCTGGCCTTAACCGCGTGCGGATCCTCCGGAACATCCGGTTCACCCAGCGACACCGGCCAACAGGGGGGCGGGGAAAAACTCATCAAAGTTGGCGCAACGGCCGTCCCCCACGCGGAGATTTTGGAACATGTCAAGCCGACATTGGCCAAGGAAGGGATCAAGCTGGAAGTTGTGACCTTTTCAGATTATGCCCAGCTCAACCCGCAATTGGTGGACAAACAGCTCGATGCGAATTATTTTCAGCACATTCCTTATCTCGACAATTTCAACCAGCAAAAGGGAACGGACTTGCAGTGGATTGCAAAAGTCCACATTGAACCCATGGGGGTTTATTCCAAGAAAATCAAATCTGTGGATGACTTGAAAAGCCAAGGGGGGACGGTGGCCATTCCCAACGACGCCACAAACGGCGGCCGGGCTTTGGCACTACTCGCTAAGGCGGGAGTCATTCAACTGAAACCCGGAGCCGGGGTCACGGCCACCGTTCGGGACATTGTACAAAAGCCGGGCAATTTAACCATCCGGGAGTTGGATGCGGCCATGCTCCCCCGGGCTTTGGACGACGTCACAGCAGCGGTCATCAACACCAACTACGCCCTGCAGGCCAATCTCAATCCCACCAAAGACGCCATCTTTTTGGAAAGCGCCGATTCGCCTTACGCGAACGTCCTCGTGGTCCGCAAAGAGGATGAAAAGCGACCGGAGCTGGTCAAATTGGCCCAAGCCCTCACTTCAGACGATGTGAAACAGTTTATCGAGCAAAAGTATCATGGGGCTGTGGTCCCAGCCCCCGCCTTGGCCCCTGCGTTACAGTAG
- a CDS encoding TVP38/TMEM64 family protein, which produces MVRESRRWLQGLILVAVLILAAGWVWHRELGGHPPLNPGDWITHLRAFGYMAWGAAAALVVAHAVFPYVPFVVLAGANVALFGALPGFLINWLGIAAGASLLFWLSRGILRGWVRRRWRDHPLAGRLDREAASKGWILVALARLVPVIPSAAIDGLAGISGMMYGSFLVGTLLGTFPMIAVESFFGGAFWRSEGILWPRALLGGAAWLVLVAGGLWMGRSVFTLSKTRDSRNGPQT; this is translated from the coding sequence GTGGTGCGAGAAAGTCGTCGGTGGTTGCAAGGGCTGATCCTCGTGGCGGTACTGATCCTCGCCGCAGGATGGGTGTGGCATCGAGAGCTCGGCGGCCATCCTCCGCTCAACCCCGGGGACTGGATCACTCACCTGCGGGCTTTTGGTTATATGGCATGGGGGGCGGCGGCCGCATTGGTCGTCGCCCACGCTGTTTTTCCGTACGTCCCCTTCGTGGTCCTGGCCGGGGCGAATGTTGCTCTGTTTGGCGCCCTTCCGGGGTTTTTGATCAATTGGCTGGGTATCGCTGCAGGAGCATCGCTGTTGTTCTGGCTCAGCCGCGGGATTTTGCGCGGGTGGGTCCGGCGCAGGTGGAGGGATCATCCTCTCGCCGGGCGGCTGGACCGGGAAGCGGCCTCCAAAGGGTGGATTTTGGTAGCGCTTGCCCGGTTGGTTCCCGTCATTCCGTCAGCGGCCATCGATGGGCTGGCGGGAATCTCTGGAATGATGTATGGGTCGTTTCTTGTCGGGACATTGCTCGGGACCTTTCCCATGATTGCCGTCGAGTCTTTTTTTGGAGGAGCTTTTTGGAGATCGGAGGGCATTTTATGGCCAAGGGCTCTCCTCGGTGGAGCGGCTTGGTTGGTTTTGGTTGCGGGAGGCCTGTGGATGGGCCGGTCGGTTTTCACACTCAGTAAAACACGGGACTCCCGGAATGGGCCCCAAACCTGA
- a CDS encoding heavy-metal-associated domain-containing protein produces the protein METKVLHIKGMSCSHCVHAVKSALSALAGVHEVDVDLDKGKASVKFDGSKVGETQFRKAIEEAGYELTGMSDR, from the coding sequence TTGGAGACAAAAGTCCTGCATATAAAAGGTATGTCCTGCAGTCATTGTGTACACGCCGTGAAGTCGGCTTTGTCCGCCTTGGCCGGAGTTCACGAGGTGGATGTGGATCTTGATAAAGGGAAGGCCTCGGTGAAGTTCGACGGATCCAAAGTGGGGGAAACTCAATTCCGCAAAGCCATCGAGGAGGCCGGGTACGAATTAACGGGCATGTCGGACCGCTGA
- a CDS encoding metal-sensitive transcriptional regulator — MAPKVVNRLHGYADVKDELIQRLRRIEGQVRGVQKMIEDDRYCVDILTQLAAIRAAANKVALTVLEAHTRGCVTRAIQSNGGEEAITELMEAVEFFTK; from the coding sequence ATGGCGCCGAAGGTGGTGAACCGGTTGCACGGGTACGCCGATGTCAAGGACGAACTGATCCAACGTCTCCGCCGAATTGAAGGACAGGTGCGCGGGGTTCAGAAAATGATTGAAGACGATCGGTACTGCGTGGATATTCTCACCCAACTGGCGGCCATTCGAGCGGCTGCCAACAAGGTCGCACTGACGGTGCTCGAAGCGCATACCCGGGGGTGTGTAACCCGGGCCATTCAGTCGAACGGCGGGGAGGAAGCCATCACAGAACTGATGGAAGCCGTTGAGTTCTTTACGAAATAA
- a CDS encoding galactose-1-phosphate uridylyltransferase has protein sequence MNHVRFHAITGDPILYIDHRRKPNGYIDGHCPFCHPSESIKQVYPVGDDAISVWDNLYPVVPEGMAQELVVESRVHDRMLGQHSAEAIAVLLWVIRERMNHLYDHPGVVYVSMFRNWGRQSGGTQPHPHSQLYALPFVPPAIEREREGFQRLRREAGCCPICREIDGMVPERLVAENEWAMAFAPYASMHPFEMWVTPRRHVGAFESIPDDVLAGMAAVLHRAVGALEKAIDGRAYNIILCHDRDENYHLRFLVFARIFTSSGFVIGTGAGINGLDPERAVALLRGV, from the coding sequence ATGAACCACGTCCGGTTCCATGCCATCACGGGGGATCCGATTCTATATATCGATCACCGACGGAAACCCAATGGCTACATTGATGGGCATTGTCCTTTCTGTCATCCCTCCGAATCGATTAAACAGGTTTATCCTGTGGGGGATGACGCCATCAGTGTGTGGGATAATCTATACCCGGTTGTGCCGGAAGGGATGGCCCAGGAATTGGTGGTGGAGAGCCGGGTGCACGACCGGATGCTCGGTCAACATTCTGCAGAGGCCATTGCCGTTCTGCTGTGGGTCATCCGTGAGCGGATGAACCATTTATACGACCACCCCGGGGTCGTATACGTATCGATGTTTCGCAACTGGGGAAGACAGTCGGGAGGTACGCAACCGCATCCTCACAGTCAATTGTACGCTTTGCCCTTTGTCCCCCCGGCCATCGAGCGGGAGCGGGAGGGTTTTCAAAGGCTGCGCCGGGAGGCGGGTTGTTGTCCGATCTGTCGCGAGATCGACGGGATGGTTCCCGAACGCCTGGTGGCCGAGAATGAATGGGCGATGGCCTTTGCTCCTTACGCCTCGATGCACCCCTTTGAAATGTGGGTGACTCCCCGGCGCCACGTGGGGGCTTTCGAGTCGATACCTGACGATGTTCTTGCGGGCATGGCGGCGGTGTTGCACCGGGCGGTGGGGGCACTGGAGAAGGCTATTGACGGACGGGCATACAACATTATTTTGTGTCACGACCGAGACGAGAATTATCACCTTCGCTTCTTGGTGTTTGCGCGGATTTTCACTTCCTCGGGATTTGTCATTGGAACCGGGGCGGGGATCAACGGGCTTGACCCCGAACGGGCCGTTGCTTTGCTTCGAGGCGTTTGA
- a CDS encoding SDR family oxidoreductase: MKVLVTGGIAGLGRAVAERLVRSGHEVVVTYRRDRAEVGEQSDGDLKKAWGLGAVRAVQCDAGSRQQVDRWLSREHDFDCWIHAVGPFRVTRTPLVDTAAGEWEELVAGNLHSAYWHARWLIPHMRGNRFGRVVTFGYPQIEGGMPWEGRGAYAGAKAGLLSFTRTLAAEEAPYGITVNMVCPGDIRDPFKEGAIVDARNQAGRLTAGSTPAGRPATGEDVARVVEFLCHPDSDMVTGSVIYVTGGVQYFPFTY, from the coding sequence TTGAAAGTCTTGGTGACCGGGGGAATCGCCGGCCTGGGTCGAGCCGTGGCTGAGCGATTGGTCCGGAGCGGCCATGAGGTGGTGGTGACCTACCGGCGGGATCGCGCCGAGGTGGGAGAGCAGTCCGACGGAGATCTCAAAAAGGCGTGGGGTCTTGGTGCAGTGCGGGCGGTTCAATGTGACGCGGGGTCCCGGCAACAAGTGGATCGGTGGTTGAGCCGGGAACACGATTTTGACTGCTGGATTCATGCGGTTGGGCCGTTTCGGGTCACACGGACGCCTCTGGTGGACACCGCCGCCGGGGAGTGGGAGGAGCTCGTCGCCGGCAATTTACATAGCGCGTACTGGCACGCCCGCTGGCTGATTCCCCACATGCGGGGAAATCGTTTTGGGCGGGTCGTTACCTTTGGGTATCCCCAGATCGAGGGCGGGATGCCTTGGGAAGGGCGGGGGGCGTACGCTGGCGCCAAGGCGGGGCTGCTGTCGTTTACCCGGACTTTGGCCGCGGAGGAAGCCCCTTACGGGATCACGGTCAACATGGTGTGTCCCGGAGATATCCGAGATCCATTTAAAGAAGGGGCGATCGTCGACGCCAGAAACCAGGCGGGCCGGTTGACGGCAGGTTCTACACCCGCCGGTCGACCCGCCACTGGAGAAGACGTGGCCCGGGTGGTTGAGTTTTTGTGTCATCCAGATTCGGACATGGTGACCGGGAGTGTGATTTACGTGACCGGAGGCGTGCAGTATTTTCCCTTCACGTATTGA
- the pssA gene encoding CDP-diacylglycerol--serine O-phosphatidyltransferase, producing MQRNPVRTVLRIRRVSPNPTRRWLKYAANTITAVNLSLGLLSVLLSSMHLFHWAAVALMVAVLFDRLDGSTARRLGIASDFGRELDSLSDLVSFGVAPALLVYTQVYMEHLPLVGGALSIVYVLCGALRLARYNVQRFSGGFLGVPITFAGGVLGLLSFVSRDVHVLGFAAAEILLSALMVSKIPIKKF from the coding sequence GTGCAACGAAATCCTGTACGAACGGTGCTGCGGATCCGGCGGGTATCGCCGAATCCGACCCGACGTTGGCTGAAATATGCCGCGAACACGATCACGGCCGTCAATCTGTCCCTCGGGCTGTTGTCGGTGCTGTTGTCGTCCATGCATTTGTTTCACTGGGCTGCCGTGGCGTTGATGGTGGCGGTGCTGTTTGACCGCCTGGACGGCTCCACGGCCCGGCGGTTGGGGATTGCCAGCGATTTTGGCAGGGAGCTGGATAGCCTGAGCGACCTGGTGTCTTTCGGGGTGGCTCCGGCGCTCTTGGTGTACACCCAAGTGTATATGGAACATCTGCCGCTAGTGGGTGGGGCGTTGTCCATAGTTTATGTGCTCTGCGGAGCACTGCGGTTGGCGCGGTACAATGTGCAACGGTTCAGCGGGGGCTTTCTCGGGGTGCCCATTACGTTTGCCGGCGGGGTTCTCGGGTTGCTCAGTTTCGTCTCAAGGGATGTACACGTTCTCGGGTTTGCGGCGGCGGAGATCCTCTTGTCTGCGCTCATGGTGAGCAAGATTCCGATTAAGAAATTCTAA
- a CDS encoding carboxypeptidase M32, with amino-acid sequence MTEIQSQFEDYVRRIQHFQEALSLMAWDLRTGAPKKGVEARAEAIGTLSDEVFSLMTSSRMGEFLEALEARSDGLDPRAVALVRECRREYDRNQRIPRERYRAFVVLTAKAESAWEDARNRNDFALLQPYLEEIVAMTREFAGYWGYEKDPYDPLLDLYEPGVRTAEIDLLFATLREATVALVGEIAESGRRPDPGVFARPVPVETQQSICRWALRTIGYDFDRGRLDETAHPFQITLNAGDVRVTTKYIAEDFRSALFSAFHEGGHALYEQGIDPGLAGTPLYAGASLGVHESQSRFWENVVGRSRAFWEHYYGELKKRLGPTWNDLDIETFYAGINDVRSSPIRTEADEVTYNLHIFLRYELERALISGDLKVADLPGVWREKTRALLGFEPVRDADGVLQDVHWASGSFGYFPTYALGNVYAAQFREAMDRDLGGLDRRLAAGDVAAVREWLREKVHRPGRELQPHEVLKGATGADRPAAEPLIRYWREKFGPLYGL; translated from the coding sequence TTGACAGAAATCCAATCGCAGTTTGAAGACTATGTCCGTCGCATCCAACATTTTCAGGAAGCGTTGTCCCTCATGGCTTGGGATCTGCGGACCGGGGCGCCGAAAAAGGGGGTGGAAGCCCGGGCGGAGGCCATAGGGACCTTATCGGACGAGGTGTTCAGCCTGATGACCTCGTCGCGAATGGGAGAGTTTCTCGAAGCGTTGGAGGCGCGGTCAGATGGGCTGGACCCCAGGGCCGTCGCCCTCGTGCGGGAGTGTCGCCGGGAATACGACCGCAACCAGCGCATTCCCCGGGAGCGATACCGGGCTTTTGTCGTGTTGACGGCGAAGGCGGAGTCCGCATGGGAAGATGCCAGGAATCGGAATGATTTTGCCCTCCTTCAACCCTACCTCGAGGAAATCGTGGCCATGACCCGGGAGTTCGCCGGATACTGGGGCTACGAGAAGGACCCCTACGATCCCCTCCTCGACCTCTACGAACCGGGGGTGCGCACAGCCGAGATCGACCTGCTGTTCGCGACGCTGAGAGAAGCTACCGTCGCCCTGGTGGGGGAGATCGCCGAGTCTGGGCGAAGACCCGATCCCGGGGTTTTCGCCCGTCCGGTACCGGTCGAGACCCAGCAGAGCATCTGTCGATGGGCACTGAGGACCATCGGGTATGATTTTGACCGGGGGCGCCTCGATGAAACGGCCCACCCCTTTCAGATCACGTTGAATGCCGGAGATGTGAGGGTAACCACGAAGTATATCGCCGAGGATTTTCGCAGTGCGTTGTTCAGTGCGTTTCACGAAGGTGGTCACGCGCTGTACGAGCAGGGGATCGATCCGGGCTTAGCGGGAACCCCCCTTTACGCCGGGGCATCCCTCGGGGTCCATGAGTCCCAGTCGAGGTTTTGGGAGAATGTCGTGGGCCGCAGCCGGGCCTTCTGGGAGCACTATTATGGGGAACTGAAAAAGAGGCTGGGTCCGACGTGGAATGATTTGGATATTGAGACGTTTTACGCGGGGATCAACGATGTCCGTTCCTCTCCCATTCGCACCGAGGCGGATGAGGTCACCTACAACCTTCATATTTTTTTGCGCTACGAATTGGAACGGGCTCTGATCTCTGGGGATTTGAAGGTGGCCGATCTGCCAGGGGTCTGGAGGGAAAAGACCCGGGCGCTCTTGGGCTTTGAACCAGTCCGGGATGCCGACGGTGTTTTGCAGGACGTGCACTGGGCGTCCGGGAGCTTTGGATATTTTCCAACGTACGCATTGGGGAACGTGTACGCGGCGCAATTCCGGGAAGCCATGGATCGGGACCTGGGCGGCTTGGACCGTCGGCTGGCCGCGGGGGATGTGGCGGCCGTGCGGGAGTGGTTGAGGGAAAAAGTTCACCGGCCCGGGAGGGAGCTGCAACCTCACGAAGTGTTGAAGGGGGCGACGGGTGCCGACCGGCCGGCGGCCGAACCCCTCATCCGCTATTGGCGTGAGAAGTTTGGCCCTTTGTACGGACTGTGA
- the pdo gene encoding protein disulfide oxidoreductase, which translates to MIPEKDRQKIRERFSAMTEPVVLRFFESSIDCPTCPQIKDLLQEVADLSDKLTLEVFNLYTDEEKAKEIGVDKAPTLAILGGSGQDYGIRFYGAPAGYEFAAFLEAILMISRGDSGLKAETKTKLATIDQDVTLNVFVTPTCPYCPSAVHLAHQFAFENAHIRGHMIEATEFPEWANRFDVYGVPKTVINDLDSIEGAVPEAVLLDQVMAVASKA; encoded by the coding sequence ATGATTCCGGAAAAAGATCGGCAAAAGATTCGGGAGCGGTTCTCCGCGATGACCGAACCTGTCGTTCTGCGCTTCTTTGAGTCTTCCATTGACTGCCCGACCTGCCCGCAGATCAAGGATCTACTTCAGGAAGTCGCCGACCTGTCCGACAAGCTCACCCTGGAAGTGTTCAACCTCTACACCGACGAAGAGAAAGCCAAAGAGATCGGGGTCGACAAAGCGCCCACTCTGGCCATCCTCGGCGGATCTGGACAGGATTACGGGATTCGATTCTACGGGGCTCCGGCCGGCTACGAGTTCGCCGCCTTCCTCGAGGCGATCCTCATGATCTCCCGGGGCGACTCGGGTCTGAAAGCCGAGACAAAAACGAAGTTGGCCACCATCGACCAAGACGTGACCTTGAACGTCTTTGTCACCCCGACCTGTCCGTACTGCCCGAGCGCGGTGCACCTAGCCCATCAGTTTGCCTTTGAGAACGCCCATATCCGCGGTCATATGATCGAGGCTACGGAGTTCCCGGAGTGGGCGAACCGCTTCGACGTGTACGGCGTGCCGAAGACGGTCATCAACGACCTGGATTCCATCGAGGGCGCCGTGCCGGAAGCCGTCCTTCTGGACCAAGTCATGGCCGTGGCATCCAAAGCCTAA